One Setaria viridis chromosome 3, Setaria_viridis_v4.0, whole genome shotgun sequence DNA window includes the following coding sequences:
- the LOC117846902 gene encoding uncharacterized protein: MATMAVVSKAADAVAALFSLLIAVAAPLFDSQVVLSRRLYPAPLVNVYRWFAAEVDHYLVADPPPFFRGLVWLALAFLWPVCVANLYGVLARRRWAATTSLMAGVFMLTYLSAMFGEMLGSGRATPKLVQFYVPFVVIAVVLVLRGLCSCSQVPAAAVSSVESDVHKKSV; this comes from the exons ATGGCAACAATGGCCGTCGTCTCGAAGGCGGCtgacgcggtggcggcgctcttCTCGCTGCTCATCGCCGTGGCGGCGCCACTGTTCGACTCCCAGGTCGTCCTGTCGCGGCGCCTCTACCCGGCGCCGCTGGTGAACGTCTACCGATGGTTCGCGGCTGAGGTCGACCACTACCTCGTCGCTGACCCGCCGCCGTTCTTCCGCGGCCTCGTCTGGCTCGCCCTCGCTTTCCTTTGGCCGGTCTGCGTCGCCAACCTCTACGGCGttctcgcgcgccgccgctgggccgccaccacctccctcatggccGGCGTCTTCATGCTTACATACTTG TCTGCCATGTTTGGGGAGATGTTGGGGTCCGGGAGAGCAACACCGAAGCTGGTTCAGTTCTACGTCCCATTCGTTGTGATTGCTGTAGTTTTAGTTTTGCGTGGCCTCTGCTCATGCTCGCAGGTGCCGGCTGCTGCAGTTTCGTCAGTTGAATCCGATGTTCACAAGAAGAGCGTCTAG